In Trueperaceae bacterium, the DNA window GCCGCCAACCGCGCGCCGGCGTCCGCCGCCTCCCGCGCGGCGCGCGCGACGTTCACCGCGGCGGCCTGCACGGCCCGCTGGCGTTCCGCGGCGCGCACGCCCTCGCGGGCGGCGGCGACCTGCGCGTCGGCGGCGGAGACCGCCGCCGCGGCCTCGGCGACGCGCGCCCGCTGCGTCGCGGCGTCGAGGCGCGCGAGGACGTCGCCCGCCGCGACGTCGTCCCCCACCTCGACCGTCCGCGCCGCCACCGTCCCGGCGACGGGGAAGGCGAGCTCGGCGG includes these proteins:
- a CDS encoding biotin/lipoyl-binding protein, with amino-acid sequence MKSLRILVPVVLLGAGLAVGVIWWTGGPGAPPAASTRPADAVADVSPAPEPSRAAVAPPSTAEAEVAPRRTAELAFPVAGTVAARTVEVGDDVAAGDVLARLDAATQRARVAEAAAAVSAADAQVAAAREGVRAAERQRAVQAAAVNVARAAREAADAGARLAA